In Capsicum annuum cultivar UCD-10X-F1 unplaced genomic scaffold, UCD10Xv1.1 ctg42400, whole genome shotgun sequence, the sequence GATAATTTATCAAGCAAAATAAATTACCTTCCATgtagaagaaaaggaaaatagcTCATCAAATGCATGTATGACTATGAAAGGGCGGAACAGCAGCAGCCCAAAAGTCAACAAGTACAAACAACAGTCTAAGGAAAATACTCGACCATTGATGATACCTCACATTAAACAAAATAACTAGAATCTCAAATATACCGTCCATATAGAGGACAAAGGGAAATTAATGTGTAGGTTTTGGATTGCAGCAGCGAATAGAAACAGTAGTAACAACATGGTCATAGAGACCGCTGAAGACCAGAGGAAAAACATTCTTGGACGTAGGAACACAAAAATATTGAAGCAAAGGAAACAACTTGCTACTCCATCAGCAATAAGAGGAACAAACCTACAAGTAAAAAGCAATTAATAATTACAAAACTTAAAACAAAACTATAATAATGAACATTGAAAGTACCTGAAATCAATCCCAACATGCTTAAGCATGCTGGAAGATAACACTCCAACCATCAAAAACTGTAAAAAAAATCCACATAAAAAGCACAAACAGTTTAAAACCAAAGTTTTTCTTCTATCAGGCGGTTGAAGTATTTCTCTGCACAATAGAACAACAGTTGGCAGCGCAACCAACACGAGA encodes:
- the LOC107856123 gene encoding uncharacterized protein LOC107856123 (The sequence of the model RefSeq protein was modified relative to this genomic sequence to represent the inferred CDS: added 46 bases not found in genome assembly); amino-acid sequence: MAGEFFIRKHWGFHHIFRLPTCSAMQYSYLFSVYLPLMVGFLLIAIGARLEETSPILVLVALPTVVLLCREILQPPDRRKTLVLNCLCFLCGFFLQFLMVGVLSSSMLKHVGIDFRFVPLIADGVASCFLCFNIFVFLRPRMFFLWSSAVSMTMLLLLFLFAAAIQNLHINFPLSSIWTVYLRF